The Pan troglodytes isolate AG18354 chromosome 6, NHGRI_mPanTro3-v2.0_pri, whole genome shotgun sequence genomic sequence tggaaaggggcagtaacttctAGGTTGTTGCCATggccatttgtaaactgtcatggtgatGGTGGGAGAGTCTTAGGCTAATGAGCAATGAGGGCAGCTAGGGATCACTTTTGTCACCATCTGCTGGTTTttgccagttttttctttttttcttttttttttttctgagattgagtctcgctctgtcgcccaggctagagtgcagtgccgcgatcccagctcactgcaacctccgcctcctgggttcaagtgattcttctgcttcaacctcccgagtagctgggactataggcacgtaccacctctcccagctaattttttgtatttttagtagaaccagggtttcaccgtgttagccaggatggtactgatctatctcctgaccttgtgatctgcctgcctccacatcccaaagtgctgggatcacaggcgtgaaccactgcgcccagctgccaGTTTTTTCACTTTATCAATTGAGACTGGGAAATAAGTCCTGCCTCACTGTTACTTTTAAAAGTAGAtatttaagctgataagcaacttcagcaaagtctcaggatacaaaatcaatgtacaaaaatcacaagcattcttatacaccaacaacagacaaacagagagccaaatcatgagtgaactcccattcacaattgcttcaaagagaataaaatacctaggaatccaacttacaagggatgtgaagcacctcttcaaggagaactacaaaccactgctcaaggaaataaaagaggatacaaacaaatggaagaacattccttgctcatgggtaggaagaatcaatatcgtgaaaatggccatactgcccaaggtaatttacagattcaatgccatccccatcaagctaccaatgactttcttcacagaattggaaaaaactacttcaaagttcatatggaaccaaaagagagcccgcatcgccaagtcaatcctaagccaaaagaacaaagctggaggcatcacactacctgacttcaaactatactacaaggctacagtaaccaaaacagcatggtactggtaccaaaacagaaatatagatcaatggaacagaacagagccctcagaaataacgccgcttacctacaactatctgatctttgacaaacctgagaaaaacaagcaatggggaaaggattccctatttaataaatggtgctgggaaaactggctagccatatgtagaaagctgaaactggatcccttccttacaccttatacaaaaatcaattcaagatggattaaagatttaaacgttagacctaaaaccataaaaaccctagaagaaaacctaggcattaccattcaggacataggcgtgggcaaggacttcatgtccaaaacaccaaaagcaatggcaacaaaagacaaaattgacaaatgggatctaattaaactaaagagcttctgcacagcaaaagaaactaccatcagagtgaataggcaacctacaacatgggagaaaattttcgcaacctactcatctgacaaagggctaatatccagaatctacagtgaactcaaacaaatttacaagaaaaaaacaaacaaccccatcaaaaagtgggcgaaggacatgaacaggcacttctcaaaagaagacatttatgcagccaaaaaacacatgaaaaaatgctcatcatcactggccatcagagaaatgcaaatcaaaaccactatgagatatcatctcaccccagttagaatggcaatcattaaaaagtcaggaaacaacaggtgctggagaggatgtggagaaataggaacacttttacactgttggtgggactgtaaactcgttcaaccattgtggaagtcagtgtggcgattcctcagggatctagaactagaaataccatttgacccagccatcccattactgggtatatacccaaatgactataaatcatgctgctataaagacacatgcacacgtatgtttattgcggcattattcacaatagcaaagacttggaaccaacccaaatgtccaacaatgatagactggattaagaaaatgtggcacatatacaccatggaatactatgcagccataaaaaatgatgagttcatatcctttgtagggacatggatgaaattggaaaccatcattctcagtaaactatcgcaagaacaaaaaaccaaacaccgcatattctcactcataggtgggaattgaacaatgagatcacatggacacaggaaggggaatatcatactctggggactgtggtggggaggggggaggggggagggatagcattgggagatatacctaatgctagatgacgagttagtgggtgcagcgcaccagcatggcacatgtatacatatgtaactaacctgcacaatgtgcacatgtaccctaaaacttaaagtataataaaaaaaaaaaaaaaaaaaaaaaaaagtagatattttACAGTCCTCGATATGAATCAAAGAAACTGAATAAttggtaaagaaataaaaaccaaagctCCAATTACAAAAGAATTTGTATGTCCTGCTGATACAAATTTGTAAAAACCtgctaaagcaaaaataaacaaaaactagtACATAAAATTTAAAGACCAGGAGCCAAATATCCAATTACTAttcaagaaattttatttaatcataaaaCTGAACAATGAGGTGTTCGGTTTGGCAAGAAGATCAGACTAATGGGTAAATGATTAAGGAAATAATGAAAGGGTGCCTAATGCCTTGGGAAGAGCGAGGGCTCAGGAGGCAGAAGGCTTGGGTGTGAATCCCAGCTCTTGCAGTGCTTAGAATGCCTTTGGAAAGTCTGTTCAAATTCTCTGAGCTGCTATTTCTTTGTctgtgaaatataaattttacccCATTATGTGAgggtattgtgaggattaaacaagacAAGGCTTAGGAAAGCATAGAGAACATCATCTACTTTCATAGAATTCTCCCAAAACAGTAAACAAAACCAACACTTTCAGAAGAAAGACGTATTATTCCTGATATAAAGGAGAAAGTGTACTGTCTACAAGCAAATCCTTTGCCTTCCAAGCCATCAGTTTCAAGGAGGAAAAACAACACTGTATTCACATTATTTACATCCTAGTCTGCCAGTGACAACTAACACTACAGTGAAGACCAACAGACATGGATTCAGCACAGGAGCTTCCACACTTTACAGAAGACATCATGGAGAAGTTTATCCATCTGCAACAGATATTTACTGTTAGGAGTTGCTGGGTCCTACAGAAGGCTGAAAACAAAGCCACTGTGTTCTCCTCAACAGCAAATGAGAGCAGCACTGTTCTGCCATATCTCCTGACTCTTGGGATTCAGGGAAAGATGAAAATGGTTTTTGGTGtttctctcttgattttttttaaatcctagtgCAAATCAAAGGGATAGATATATTCCTTTCCACCTgaaatagatttaaattttttactgtgatataacaattaaaataaaaagttaaaatcttaACTGACTTGGATAGAATACCTGGTGACAGGAGATTCCCTAAAGTAAGAATGAAACATTCCAAGCATATTATTGAAAGTTGTTTTCGGTGTAAACATCTTAAATTTATAGAGCACTCTCAAGCGTTATTCAATATCTTATTTCTAAAGCCGTTAATAGTAACCAAAGAAACACACTACACATTAGAGGCTACCACAATTTAACTCTCTTAGGGCAAATAATAGCCTCCTTGTCTTTTTCCCATCTTAGTTGTTTCCTGTTTGCCTGCAATGCAAGCAGGAAAGGGGGATTATGTGAGTAAATTTGGTTGTACATATTTTATCATCACAAATATATGTGACAAATTTATATATTACTACATATGAAAACTTATTTTCATAACAAATAAAAGATGTTCTAATCTATTAAGAACATACatcaagccgggcatggtggctcacacctataatcctaccacgttgggaggccgagacaggcagatcacttgaggtcaggagttcaaaaccagtctagccaacatggtgaaaccctgtctctactaaaaacacacataaaaaaactagccaggcatggtggcaggcgcctgtagtcccagctacttgggaggttgaggcaggagaatcacttgaacccagagacagaggctgcagtgagccgagatcgtgccactgcactccaacgtgggcaacagagtgagactccatctcaaacaaccaaccaaaaaaggAACATACATTGAGTAAAGACCAATTTTATGTTACAAATACATAACTGATTTGTAACAgttctaaaaatatataagttGACAGGTTTTGAGAGGTTTCATTAGAATTATAACTATttaattagaaaagtaaaattcaaGCACCAATACTGATTTGtaatcattttaataattatcaaGAACCAAAAAAGGGTAAAAATATCTAGCCCCTCCAAATAAGGAAactagcaaaaaacaaaaagggataAATAAgcattagtaaataaaaatagggACAAAATCGTTTCAGTGAATGTAAAAATTTAGCAAATAACAAAATCAGATGAAAACAAAAGTTTAGATTCATTCAATTCATCTATGTATTAGAGAAATACTTGTTCTTCCGCTTATGGAATTACCTAAACAAAATGTTGTTGTATGTATCTGTCCAGGCACTAtagaatacaatatttttaaaattatccattGCTTTGTTACtattagtgttttgttttctctttatttgcaCATATAAACCAGAGTTGACTGAAATCTAACTTAATTCTTTGAAATCACTTCTCTTTTCCCTAAACAGAGAATATTAAGGAAAACAAAGACAGTGGATGAGTCTCCTAGGTGTCCAATGAGAGTGTGACCTTTCGCTGCTCTGAAATAGGTCAATAGTATGTCAAGGTTGGAGGATGAGTGGTGAGTAGTACAACAACACCATGACCAGATTAACTTCAGTGCTGACTGAAATAAAACCCTCACCAGGGACTAATGCTATAGGCCAAttccttgctttttctctttgctaAACGTAGGAGAGCTGTAGGACAGGGGATTGGGGCACTCAAGTTATGGAGCAAAAGGTGGTTATATAAAGAAAGTATTCTCCATGGGAAAGAATAAGAGTAGGTTTTATTACTGGCTGACCAGTTTAGTTGAATGGTATGTGAACTTCTGGCTAGGTATAGTAATTCTTTAAACCTTGATCCCTTTCTTATGGTAACATCATCCCTgattttgagtaatttttttaactcatatgactataattaaaatattttaattctcaccacaaaaacatAAGTATGTGAGATAATGCACATGTAAAATAGTTTGATTTAGTTATTCCACAAtgcatatatatatcaaaacatcatgttgcacaccacatacacaatttttacttgtcaatttaaaaaatatttaatttaaaatatttaaaaataaaatctaattgaATCTGACCTACCAACCCCCAATCATGTATAACAAAGTCCACCATTAAAATCATAAATTACAGTGTCACAAAAATCATAATTGCTTTACTTTTAAATTCAGTTAATTTATCACATAGCAGGAATGTTTTCTTTGGAAGTCTACATACCTCGGTTCATAAGCTCCGATGGGAATAGCTGCAAGGTCAAAAGGTCCAAATCTTTTTCCTATCTCTTCAAAAGCAGGGCAATAACCAGTATCTCCTGCGAAAAAAAATCGATTCCAAGGCCCCAAGACAGACCAGCTGCCCCATAGCACCTTGTTGTCATCCATTAGAGTCCTTTTACACCAGTGCTGGGAAGGTGTAAAGACAAAGGTGACCTTATCATGTCCGGGGACACAATTCTCCTCCCACCAGTCCAACTCAATCACATTCTCACAGCCACATTTTTGCATCCAGTCAAGGAGACCCAAAGGCACAAACCATCTCAACTCATTACCAAATCGCTCATTCAAAGCAATGACAGAATTGTAGTCCAGATGGTCATAGTGGTTGTGACTGATAAGGACCGCATCTATTGGAGGGAGTTCACTTATTGTGCACGGGGAACGACGAAATCGCTTTGGACCCATGTACTGCGATGGTGAAGCACGAGAGCTAAAGATGGGATCCGTGAGAAATATGAGCTCATCCATTTCCACCATTACCGTGGCATGTCCCAGCCATGTGACTCTTAAGCCAGCTTCCCTCACTCCAGCTTCTTCAGGGTTAGTGATAAAATATGGCTTAAGCACTGGGAGTTCTTTGTCTAGTTCCTTTGTGTATAAAGAAAGCAAGACAAAAGAGtagttagaaaaaaaagtattatatcaTCATAGTCCACATTTTGACCTAAATAATGGCAAGAAGCGCTGTTTTTAGAGAACTAAAGTCATTCAATAAACTTGCTacacttttgcttttttcttgaaaATGCATACTTCTTTCTGAATCTGACTTAATAATCATGATAATATGGTAATCTTCTTCCTCCCaaatgcaaaagagaaaattaaatttaaaactttgagtGCTgctaaatgtattaattttttaaaggctcTCTTCAGTACTGCCAGAAGTAGACTGGCCTAGATGCAGTCATTTTTCTATTGCCATTCTACTCAGCTGATGTATTTGCTGCTAAAAACTGCCCTAAAAGCAGGTCAGTCCCTGGAAATAGTAAAGAAAGCTTATGACCATTTATTTGTAGCTCTTGGCTCTCAGACATGAATCATGaatctgatatttttctttttttttttttttcttttgtctgagacaggctctcgctctgttacccaggctggggtgcagtggcataatcacagctctcTACAGCCACAACcccccagggtcaagtgatcatcccacctcaacctctcagctgggatcacaggcacacagcaccaccatatccagctaattttttattttttgtagagacagggtctcattatgttgcccagattggtcttgaactcctgggctcaagcaatcatcctgccttgccctcccaaagtgctggtattataggcatgagccactgtgcctggcctgaatctcACTTTCTGAGTACCTATAATTCAAAATGGAGCGCTGTGATGATTCCTGGACAAATCACAGTCATAAATTGTTTTCCTCATTCCTTACCTTTCTGATTTTCTACCATTAATCAAATCAACATGAATATGATCCCTTCCTGTGAGAAGCTGATCACTGAGATAAGGGGGGGCCGTAAATGGATATAAAACAATAACTATAACAAAGCGTGAAGAGTATTATTCCTTGGTTATTCTACATTTTATACTTGGATTAAGCTAGGCCAACAAAAAGTGGCAAGGTTGCAGCATCACAGTCCTGGCTTTTATAAAGCTCTTTTACTGAATTGTGCTCTGGTACCATGCTATATAGCTGCATGGAGGTCTCTCATAGGAAGCCACCTCATGATACTCGCCATGTATGTGTTCAGGCTGCAGACTTGGTACCACCTCCACCTTCCTACTTACCCCAGAAACATTTCTCTCCCATCTCGTTTCAGGAAAAATTCTTCTCCAGAGCACCTGGCTTTGTCATTTCTGTCACTGGGAAAACTCTTAAGATTTCATGCTACTTCTCTCTTTAACTAGGAAGTTCAGAGGAAAAGCTGAGGCCACCTGCAGCAACGTGCAGCACATGATGGAACATATTTCTTTATTAACTTTATtcttggctttattttatttttctagtctaaTAGTCCATTTTGCTCCTAGACTGGCTAGGTATAGTAATTCTATACCTCATCCAATTCTTTTTTTACTGCTTTATGTATGTTTGTAAGTTGCCACTAAATCAACTTTGAAAGGGTGTGGTACTGGATAAGTAGTTAAAATACAGGTCATGTTATAGCCTGataagaaggaatgaagagcCCAGTTGCCAAAGGCATCACAGACACAGTGACTTGTGTGAGTTCCTGAAGAATGATGAGAAACTcatgatgcagagaaaaggaagaagggcaTTTCAAGTAGAGAAACCACCCAAGCAAAGGTACAGAGCCAAACAGGAATGTGGTGTTTGAGGGCAGGGGACAAACTAAATCTATAAAGATGGGAACACAGTAAGAGCCTTGAGCATCATGCTTCACTCTAAGACAATGaggaagcatcttttttttttttttgtagagacagggtgggttttaccatgttgcccaagctggcgtcgaactcctgggctgaagcgatctgcttcccaaagtgctaggattacaggtgtgagccaccacgccaggcctaggAGGTATCTTTTTGCcctcacacgtgcacacacacacgtacacatgcgtgcatgtgcacacacgtgtgcacacacacacacagacatgacCCAATTATGTTTAGATAAAACAATTCTAGAGTCCAAATGATGGCATGGAGAGTGTCACAACAGTTGCCAAGATATGAAGAGATGAGGACCTGAGCAAAGGATACACCGGTAGACACAGACAAAAGAGGGCAGATGGGGAGATGCTGGTGAAGGGAAACTGAGAGGTCAATGAGAGAGTGAGTCTGAATGGGAAGAAGGCCTGGACAGGAAGAGAAGGAGCAGCACAGGTGGAGGACAAAAAGGTTTCTCTTAGCCACTTAAacctttagtttcctcatctggaaaacaggTGTAATAATTGTACCTATGCTTCATTCCTGTGAGGATAGAATTACGAGTGGCTGGGACATAATAAGCACTCTACAAGTAgtccaaaagaaaaagcaagaaagttCCAACCCTGACAACCAACCAGGCACCAATGTTACCAATCTTTTGCATTTCCGTGGAGCTACTAACCTAGTTAAGATGCTAAGAAATATTCAGACATTCAAAGCTCTCCAGATTGCTCAACTATCTGCCTGTCAACTCAATCCATGCACAAGAGCCACCTCAAAAACAGCCAACTTAAGGTATAACTTAAGTCTCCTCTGCTGCAAAATCTCCACTGGCTCTCTACTGCCTGACAAAGTCTGTCTCACCTCCTCAGCCCAGCAGTGAGCTGCCCAGGGACTGCCCCAATTCTCTCGGGCTGTTTCATGCTCCTCTTCCACATGTGCTGTGCCCCACCTACATGGAGACTGCTTCCCACTCCTAGACTGAGCTCAAGAACCCTGCACGGTACTCATCCCATTTCTCAGGTTAAATTATCTTCCCCCTTATCCCTTCGGGCCATCTCTTGAGTCCCACAGCTAGAAGCACTTACTCCTGCCTCTCAACTTCCATATCTCCCTATTCACACATCTCCTCTGGATATTCTGGTTATGTGTACACAGAATTTGTCCCATGTCTTATGAAAGGTGGAATCATTCAGTGCTCAGTTTGATTAATGAAACACAGCATGTGCTCAACaaaatttgttgaatggatgagtaaatgaatgaatgtcaaATTTCAATCAGTTCTTAAATTTGGTAGTTAGGGTTAGTGAACAATGACATATGCCAAGAGGTATACTTATCCAGAATTAatgaggaaagggagagggaatGAATATAAACTGAGTACCTACTAAGTACTCGTACTTGGCATCATATTGGGCACATAATGATGATGAACTACCTAATGTATCAAGTACTTTAGcataacacaaaacaaaatactattaACAACAGCTACCATTTATGAAGTGCTtattatgtgctagacactgtacTAACAGCTACTGGCTACAGCCACAACACTGGAAGTAGGTCCTGTAAACCAGCTCCATTCTGCAGGTAAGAATACAATGAATTAGGGAAGTTACAGCACTCAGGCAAGGTCACCCAGCCAGACCCACTGTAGTAAACCATACTTCCTCTCATTAAATCTCATTTAATAACATGTTTTCGTAAAAAGTAACAGCCTGGGGTCCAGGTTGGGAGAATAAGGGGGTATGAATTTCAAAAGGACACAAGGAAACTTTTGGGGATAAtatatatgttcattatcttgattgtggtgatcttTTCGtgggtatatacatatgtcaaaactcattaaattatgcattttaaatatgtgaagcCTATATCAtgttaataaaatgatttttaaaagtttaaggcTGGTgctgtggtacatgcctgtaatcccaacacttcaggaggcctaggctagaagactgcttgaggccagtagtttgagaccagcagggcaacatagtgagatcctgtctctatttaaaaataataataaataataattaaaaaataataatagaccaggcacagcggctcacgcctgtaatcccagcactttgggaggccaaggtgggtggatcacctgaggtcaggagtttgagaccagcctgaccaacatggagaaaccctgtctctactaaaaatacaaaattagccaggtgtggtagtgcatgcctgtaatcccagctactcgggaggctgaggcaggagaaccgcttgaacccaggaggcgaaggttgcagtgagccaagattgcaccactgcactccagcctgggcaacaagagcaaaactccgtcttagaaaaaaaaaaaaggaagaaagaaagaaaaagcatatagaaaaaggggtggggagaggatggACTCTTGTTTACTTGAGGAAACTAATCACTCACGTGGCATTTTCATGGCTAGATCAAGACTTTCTTGGCTGGTCTTCCTTTTTGAAAGCTGCAAAACGGAAAATCCCAAGACTCATAATTAACCAGTACACTAGttaatgttttacttttctcGGGAAAAGGGAAAAATCCTAACGTTCGTTCAATAGCTACTCTTTGCAAGGTGCTTTAGGTATACTGTGTCATCTAAATTTGTGAAGCAAATATtactgccattttacagatgaccaGACCAAGGCAGACTGGGGTCACTAAGAAACTTGCCAAAGTCATGCAAGAGGTAAGTACCCAATCAGGAGTGAAATCTAGGTCTTCCTGACTCAAAAGACCTCTCTTTCACTAAGCCATGCTCCTTCGATGGCATAAATATTaacttacattaaaattaaacaatgaaaCTCATATCTTCTTAACATACTTACTATTTTAagagtatgtgtttgtgtgtattaatgagacaaaaaagaaagatgtgaCTCAAATCCATTTaaaccatgtttttaaaatatcacttttaaAGAAGACACAGTAATACTTTTCTTCCAACTGAAGGTACATTTTCACCATCTTAGAAAACTTTACTACCTATACTGTAATCTGCAactcagattttttaaattaaaaaataacatttttctttttcacatttgtaaGATATATGTGAACACTGAATAAAGATACATGTTACCAAAATAACTCCAATTCAATTAATTATTGATGCCAATGTTTGACATTTTTGCCATGTGTATTAAGAGTATAAGATCTATCAAAATGGCTTAGTATTTTTAAACTCCTTGATTATAAGAGAAAATGCTCTTAATATgtggaaaatgcagaaaaatataaatagttgCCATCATTATATCAACATGCAGATATTataaccactgttaacattaTGATCTGTACTTGTAGTTCTATTTTATGAATGGTTGCAATCAGAGTAttcatattttctagttttattaaaaaattgtatatgGTGACATTTTCAGTCATCCCTACGACTCTACGAGACACAaggtttaaaaatgaaacaaatagggccaggcacagtggctcatgcctgtaatcccagcactttgggaagccaaggagggtggatcacctgaggtcagcagttcaagaccagcctggccaaacatggtgaaaccccatctctactaaaaatacaaaaaaaaattagccaggcgtggtggcaggcgcccatggtcccagctactcacaaggctgaggcagaagaatcacttgaacccgggaggcagaggttgcagtgagccaagatggcgccagtgcactccagcctgggcaaaaagagtgagactctgtctcaaaaataataataataataataataaaaaataaaaatgaaacaaattcttGAGGAAATTTTTCAGAatgcaaatttttttcaaattgctgaaatttattaaaattgaaaGACATTGTTTAATTAATCTTCTCTGCCATGAAACTCCATCAGGCTGTGTACAAAAaccactgggaggctgagggtcactagagcccgggagtttgaggctgtagtgagcctcaaagggctactgcactccagcttgggtgacagagtgagaccctatcaagG encodes the following:
- the NAPEPLD gene encoding N-acyl-phosphatidylethanolamine-hydrolyzing phospholipase D isoform X2, whose translation is MDENESNQSLMTSSQYPKEAVRKRQNSARNSGGSDSSRFSRKSFKLDYRLEEDVTKSKKGKDGRFVNPWPTWKNLSIPNVLRWLIMEKDHSSVPSSKEELDKELPVLKPYFITNPEEAGVREAGLRVTWLGHATVMVEMDELIFLTDPIFSSRASPSQYMGPKRFRRSPCTISELPPIDAVLISHNHYDHLDYNSVIALNERFGNELRWFVPLGLLDWMQKCGCENVIELDWWEENCVPGHDKVTFVFTPSQHWCKRTLMDDNKVLWGSWSVLGPWNRFFFAGDTGYCPAFEEIGKRFGPFDLAAIPIGAYEPRWFMKYQHVDPEEAVRIHIDVQTKKSVAIHWGTFALANEHYLEPPVKLNEALERYGLNAEDFFVLKHGESRYLNNDDENF